A region from the Alosa alosa isolate M-15738 ecotype Scorff River chromosome 7, AALO_Geno_1.1, whole genome shotgun sequence genome encodes:
- the LOC125297123 gene encoding histone H4, producing MSGRGKGGKGLGKGGAKRHRKVLRDNIQGITKPAIRRLARRGGVKRISGLIYEETRGVLKVFLENVIRDAVTYTEHAKRKTVTAMDVVYALKRQGRTLYGFGG from the coding sequence ATGTCAGGCAGAGGCAAAGGAGGCAAAGGTCTTGGAAAAGGAGGCGCAAAGCGTCACCGCAAAGTTCTTCGTGATAATATCCAGGGTATCACCAAACCTGCAATCAGGCGTCTGGCTCGCCGTGGAGGTGTGAAGCGTATCTCTGGTCTCATCTACGAGGAAACCCGAGGTGTCTTGAAGGTTTTCCTGGAGAACGTAATTCGTGACGCCGTCACTTATACTGAGCATGCCAAGAGAAAGACCGTGACCGCTATGGACGTGGTTTATGCTCTTAAACGCCAGGGTCGTACTCTGTATGGTTTTGGTGGGTAA